Proteins found in one Acinetobacter sp. XH1741 genomic segment:
- a CDS encoding RnfABCDGE type electron transport complex subunit B, translating to MNPSISLIREIDALLPQTQCGLCGHRDGCLPYAKSIAEGEDANKCVPGGQPVADALANLLNRPPLTAESSVWPVQADGRPQRMKAIIREDECIGCTKCISACPVDAIIGSGKLMHTILTDLCTGCELCIPPCPVDCIDLVEDTQALPNEQQRTVEQNDLRQRYYAHIQREEKRRIHRKGPVVRAEIDTQLFAQFSQALDELPSIELIEKPKETLPTDAKTTIELAKIRTQIKKLEKQLSVREDVKKRLQLEELQQQLTQLQEV from the coding sequence ATGAATCCATCTATTTCTCTCATACGCGAGATTGATGCGTTATTGCCACAAACACAATGTGGTTTGTGTGGACACCGTGACGGCTGTCTACCTTACGCAAAGTCCATTGCCGAAGGTGAAGATGCAAATAAATGTGTTCCTGGTGGACAGCCAGTGGCCGATGCTCTGGCAAATCTATTAAATCGCCCTCCACTCACTGCTGAAAGTAGCGTATGGCCTGTACAAGCAGATGGTCGCCCACAGCGAATGAAAGCGATTATTCGTGAAGATGAATGTATTGGCTGCACCAAATGTATTAGTGCTTGTCCTGTAGATGCGATTATTGGCAGTGGTAAGCTTATGCATACCATCTTAACCGACCTATGCACGGGTTGTGAGTTATGCATTCCACCTTGTCCTGTAGATTGCATTGATTTGGTCGAAGACACTCAAGCCCTACCAAATGAACAACAGCGTACTGTAGAACAAAATGATTTAAGACAGCGCTACTACGCACATATTCAACGTGAAGAAAAACGCCGCATTCACCGCAAAGGTCCTGTCGTACGCGCTGAAATTGATACTCAACTGTTTGCACAGTTTTCTCAGGCACTTGATGAATTACCTTCTATTGAACTCATCGAGAAACCTAAAGAAACTCTGCCAACTGATGCAAAAACTACAATTGAGTTAGCTAAAATTCGTACACAAATTAAAAAATTGGAAAAACAGCTCAGTGTGCGCGAAGATGTGAAAAAACGCCTTCAGCTTGAAGAGCTACAGCAACAACTCACTCAATTACAGGAGGTCTGA